In Marispirochaeta aestuarii, the following proteins share a genomic window:
- a CDS encoding alpha/beta fold hydrolase yields MIFKSSFGEINYEISGNGSPLLMIHGTPFSSKEWSEIKDAVKHKHEIYTYDLLGYGLSEKAEDVSLAIQNNVLSELLTFWGLDKPDVVAHDFGGATLLRSIILNNCHYRKIMLIDVVALSPWGSPFVKHVNKHEGVFNEIPDYIHKAMVQAYIRDAIYKKVTDKEIDFLVEPWLSKSGKKAFYRQIAQMDQKYTAEIEDRLCNIRNMIRILWGENDNWIPLEIGKRLHEILPNSTFRSIPESNHLMQIDKPNEIIKEIEEFFQNKK; encoded by the coding sequence ATGATATTTAAATCTTCATTTGGAGAAATTAATTATGAGATAAGCGGAAATGGAAGTCCGTTGCTGATGATACATGGTACTCCATTTTCCTCAAAGGAATGGTCCGAAATAAAAGATGCTGTAAAGCATAAGCATGAAATCTACACATATGATCTGTTGGGCTATGGACTTTCTGAAAAGGCGGAGGATGTTTCTCTTGCTATTCAGAATAATGTCTTGTCTGAACTTCTGACTTTTTGGGGACTTGATAAACCGGATGTTGTCGCTCATGATTTTGGAGGAGCGACACTTCTTCGATCAATTATTCTAAATAATTGTCATTACAGAAAAATTATGCTTATTGACGTTGTCGCCCTGTCTCCATGGGGATCACCATTTGTGAAGCACGTTAACAAACATGAAGGTGTATTCAATGAAATACCCGATTATATTCATAAAGCTATGGTTCAAGCCTATATTAGAGATGCAATTTATAAAAAAGTGACAGATAAAGAAATAGACTTTCTTGTTGAGCCGTGGTTATCAAAATCAGGGAAAAAAGCTTTTTATCGACAAATAGCTCAGATGGATCAAAAATATACTGCAGAAATTGAAGATAGACTTTGTAATATAAGGAATATGATTAGAATATTATGGGGGGAAAATGATAACTGGATACCATTGGAAATTGGAAAGCGTCTGCATGAGATCTTACCTAATTCCACGTTCAGGTCGATCCCTGAATCAAATCATCTGATGCAAATCGATAAACCAAATGAGATAATCAAGGAAATAGAAGAGTTCTTTCAAAACAAAAAATAA